Within Takifugu rubripes chromosome 20, fTakRub1.2, whole genome shotgun sequence, the genomic segment TTAGTTTTTGCCATAAATAAAATAGTTCAATCATGGTTATTTTGACTTACAGCATCCCTCAGAATGTTATCTCTGAGCGCAAGATACCGTATGAGATTAAGGCTCTCCATTACCCTGGATAGGAAAAAAGCATTGGTTTACAAGTAACATTTACAAAATAGCCGCAGTAGCCAGAGGTTTGTTTGAGTTTAGGTTGCAAACGTCTGCATTCATAGTGATGAATTTCCCTCACCTGTCCATATTGTTGAGCAGATTTGTGTCAGCGCCTTGTGGCAGACACAACACCAGCCCCAACAAGGACACCAGTCCTTCTCCCAGGAACCATGCACAGGCATGACCTGACTGCAAGAGCGTTGGGCAGGATGTGACATCACGTTAAAGTTAATTCAGAGCTTCACGTGAGTTGGAAGTGATCTTTTCCCTCACCTGAATGGAAAATTCAACTTGATTTCTGATGTTCTTTATAATGTAACCCTCCAGTCCTGCGTGGTTGCTGGTTCTTAACATGCACCTGGAACATAAAACATCAACATACCGTTATATTTGCATAAATGTGGTTCAGGTTTTAAAGTAATGTAAAAGTTACATTGAGAAATCATTGAGATGAACCAAATATCACTACAGGTGCACACATACTatatgtaaaatacaaatacacacttCTGTCCCACCTGAAGTACTTGTGCTTTGCTTCAGCATTGAATTTCTGGATGACAAGCTGAAAAACCTGCAGCCCTGATTCTCTCTGTCCAAAGTCGTttccaaagaaagaaaacaatctGCAATTCTTGGACAGCTGGACAACCACTTCCTTCAGTACGGTATGAATGCATGCTCACCAAATGTTGCAGTGGGCAGTCTGTCAGGATCCGACGAAGGTTCTGCGAATATTAAAGCAGCACAGATGTGATGCTTGCAGTGATGCTTCAAATTGTTCATCGGGctttatttgatgtttatttAGTCATATAACTACAGGTATAACAAATGGAACTTTTAGACAGCAGTCATAGCCTATGTAAATACACCATTTTGCATCAGTAAACATCACAGTTCACTCCTTACTGACTCACCTGTGAAGCATGATATACGCTCTGCAGTTCCAGTAGACTCACAGGAATACTGCAGTCTGGGATGTCCTCCAAGCTCTTTTTATATAGTGCCTGGTTATTACACAGTTATGACCATTAGAAACACGTTTGGTCTGTTTTATGAGATCATGCCTGTCAGGATGTATATCTGAGCCATCCTCACCATTCCTTTAAGGACATGTGACTCCTTTTTGCTGTTTGAAAAACAAAGTGATATTATGAAATTGTtaggaggggaaaagaaaatctCTGAATTTGATGGTAATTACCAGACCTGCTAAGTAGCAGACTAATGTGTTCCATGTTGCACTGAAGCACAAACACGGGACTGCAACAGATGGAGACAAGATGTTTGATCTGCAGGGAGTCTGATCAAATGTTTGATATGGAATCTCACCTAAACACTGCGGGAAATCTGTCGATTGTTATGCGTTGCACAAACAGTAGATAAGCCACGCAAGCCGTGGATTCTTTGGATTGGATGTTGTCAGTCTTGGTGCGTTTCCTCAGAGAGGCGAAGAAAAGGAGCTCTGAGAGGGACTCGTGTATTGCATGAAGAGTCCGCTGCCGGGCAACAGCGTTAAAGATGGAAAGTCATATGGAAAGAAGATTTGCCTgacaaggaaggaaggagaattTTCCATACCATAATCTCTGATGCAAAGTGCCACAAGGTTGATTTTCTCTTTTGGTTCAGTTCAGCATCAAGCAAAGGGTCTCTTAAGCTCCTCATGCAGCTGCAGAGAGATCAGGTTCATCAATCTATAACCCTACAACTTTCATTgttattacatttaatttttaatttttttgtgggggctgggggggggttagataTGTGAATGAATACATTTGTGTAGAATAAGCAAAACATAATGAATTCTGGAGTACCTAAACTGAAAATgtcagttgtttctttttttttttaaaaaaaatcaaatgtgaaTACAAAAACCTACAAGTTGCGAAGCTCCGTCTTCATTTCCTCATGTGCAGGGTTTCCACTCGTCATCGTCACCATGACTCCCTCTGTGAAGGGCTTTATAAAGGCAGCCAAGGCACTGCAGCAGCGGCACAGACCATACtcatctgcttcctcctgctggGAGCTGTAAGGGACAGGCAGCCGAGacagctgcttctgcaggcCGGACAGAACCAAGCCCAtgctggctgcctgtctgtcctgcagtCGAAAGAGCACTGACGGACACCAGGCTGTTGTTAGCATTAATGGacagcagggggagacagagcTACATAAAAGTACCATGTCTCTGTGGTAAATATTTGATGAGGTGTGTAAAAATGAGAATATTGcagttaatattttatgttacCTGCTTGAAGGTGCGGAATGACTATTAGGATGGTCTCAGATATAGCACTTGGTCCAATATCTTCAATTATCTCAAGGAAGTTATGCACAAGGTCATTTGGACTGCAAATCTACAGCAGCAAAATAGTAGACATTTATTCAAATGtcactgctactactactactactactactactactactaataataataataataacaattacattaacatcaataataacaataacatcaataataacaataacattaataataacaataataataataataaactggATGTTTGATTGATTAAAGTCCAGTAATTTACCAAAAAACTATTTGCTTTTCAAATGTCTCTGTATCTGAGTAATCACAGACTGAGTAATCACCATACCCTGGTCAGCTGTGTGATGGCAGCCTGGCAGTGATGAGAGCTCTTCTCTTTTCTAACCACTTCATTTAAAAGAGGTTCCAGGAGAGCACAACCCATAGACTGTACAAATCCCTGAGTGTAATACAAAATATTCATGCAAACATGAACTCACATGTTTTATTAGAAAAGTCAGATGTGATTAATAACGTAATTTGGCAAATATGAGTATTCCTTCATGAAGCTGAAATCACAGGAAACATCAAAACACGTGCATACAAGGCTACACTAATCTGCACAGCTAATGGCTCTGTGCAGCCCAAAGTTCCctgcatgttccttttttattatCTGGTGCCAAGCaaaggacttcctgtttgataatCAATCATTTAAACCCCTTTGAGACTGTTCTGCGCTTAGAAAGAGGAGAGAATTAGAAATGACATGTGCTTCTAAAAGTGTTGTACACAAAACTGTTGGGAGACGTGTGGAGGGATTGGACAGACAAGGGCACTTAGCGCTGTACTGAAGGAGGGTTAGCAGTGGAGCGAGAAATCTGACTGaatatttgcttgttttctgcCCACACCTCCAGGTCAAGGGGCCAGCAGGCTGCGTGTAGATCTTTACCATAGTTCGGTCACAGGAAAAGAGGCTTCTGTTCACTTCTGGAGGCTGCAGTGTGACTGCCTTTATGCTTTTAATAGCTGTTTGACAGCTTAGCACTATCAGAGTCCTGTGACTTCCCGTGAATAAGGTGTGATGATACCAGTGAAGAACATCTGTCTTTCTGTAGATGTGTTGCAAGTCAACTTGAAATACCTGGTTCATCTTATCCTCAAGGAATTGCTGCAGTTGTGCACTGGCACCTTCGGCAAGACAGGCGGACCCCAACCTTTTAAACTCCAGGTAGTCTTCAGGCTTCAGGTCTTCATCTGGAGTACTTTGCTGAAGACAGAATGAAAGCAGAGGTTGGTGGTCAGTGTCATTGCTTCAGCTTGACATTTCAATACAAATGAAAGTAGTTACATCATAAAGCATCACCCAAAGCCTGAAGCATTCCATACCCGTCTGCATTTTTAATGTGGGTTACaccctttattattattttcattataGTAGTAGTTGTTGTCTTCGTTGTTGTGATTGTTGTAAGGAAATAGGTTCTTCTTCtatgaaatgtgaaatgaaatgaaactaTGGACATCCATTATCAACAACTTGATCCCTGAGCGGGGTTGCCGGGGGCTGGTTACTATCCCAGCTGCCTTTGGGCGAGGGGCTGGTCACATTCAAAGGTCGGTTTA encodes:
- the glmnb gene encoding glomulin, FKBP associated protein b isoform X2 → MMNKEQLNATIQRWQSTPDEDLKPEDYLEFKRLGSACLAEGASAQLQQFLEDKMNQGFVQSMGCALLEPLLNEVVRKEKSSHHCQAAITQLTRICSPNDLVHNFLEIIEDIGPSAISETILIVIPHLQAVLFRLQDRQAASMGLVLSGLQKQLSRLPVPYSSQQEEADEYGLCRCCSALAAFIKPFTEGVMVTMTSGNPAHEEMKTELRNFCMRSLRDPLLDAELNQKRKSTLWHFASEIMRTLHAIHESLSELLFFASLRKRTKTDNIQSKESTACVAYLLFVQRITIDRFPAVFSPVFVLQCNMEHISLLLSSKKESHVLKGMALYKKSLEDIPDCSIPVSLLELQSVYHASQNLRRILTDCPLQHLRESGLQVFQLVIQKFNAEAKHKYFRCMLRTSNHAGLEGYIIKNIRNQVEFSIQSGHACAWFLGEGLVSLLGLVLCLPQGADTNLLNNMDRVMESLNLIRYLALRDNILRDAEGVWGEVSRLKDKYLTILRVCISLSRTCYCAEVKSLREGQKQKAKEAKDATRATRLMKSMNVKHSKVSSISPEVHYQVLQSALVTFDLMESLIVRIEEIATERLKKPQLN
- the glmnb gene encoding glomulin, FKBP associated protein b isoform X1; protein product: MPRGISNMNTPGSIGVGEQSERCSLLLKSRPASCMGPKCAGAIRTYARCARNRMCIHPKQSTPDEDLKPEDYLEFKRLGSACLAEGASAQLQQFLEDKMNQGFVQSMGCALLEPLLNEVVRKEKSSHHCQAAITQLTRICSPNDLVHNFLEIIEDIGPSAISETILIVIPHLQAVLFRLQDRQAASMGLVLSGLQKQLSRLPVPYSSQQEEADEYGLCRCCSALAAFIKPFTEGVMVTMTSGNPAHEEMKTELRNFCMRSLRDPLLDAELNQKRKSTLWHFASEIMRTLHAIHESLSELLFFASLRKRTKTDNIQSKESTACVAYLLFVQRITIDRFPAVFSPVFVLQCNMEHISLLLSSKKESHVLKGMALYKKSLEDIPDCSIPVSLLELQSVYHASQNLRRILTDCPLQHLRESGLQVFQLVIQKFNAEAKHKYFRCMLRTSNHAGLEGYIIKNIRNQVEFSIQSGHACAWFLGEGLVSLLGLVLCLPQGADTNLLNNMDRVMESLNLIRYLALRDNILRDAEGVWGEVSRLKDKYLTILRVCISLSRTCYCAEVKSLREGQKQKAKEAKDATRATRLMKSMNVKHSKVSSISPEVHYQVLQSALVTFDLMESLIVRIEEIATERLKKPQLN